From Oryctolagus cuniculus chromosome 17, mOryCun1.1, whole genome shotgun sequence, a single genomic window includes:
- the MLX gene encoding max-like protein X isoform X2: MRFTAPSPRGLTRGAQDQRTARPGPRQRPPDRPAPPAAPRVTALVPRTRSALAPPSAAECGLVGSRHVGTPPSSSQQGARPLACFRFGGSTMTEPGASPEDPWVKVEYAYSDNSLDPGLFVDSSSKGSVVSRANSIGSTSASSVPNTDDEDSDYHQESYKESYKDRRRRAHTQAEQKRRDAIKRGYDDLQTIVPTCQQQDFSIGSQKLSKAIVLQKTIDYIQFLHKEKKKQEEEVSTLRKDVTALKIMKVNYEQIVKAHQDNPSEGKDQVSDQVKFNVFQGIMDSLFQSFNASISVASFQELSACVFNWIEEHCKPQTLREIVVGVLHQLKNQLY, translated from the exons ATGCGCTTCACGGCGCCCTCACCCCGCGGCTTAACGCGGGGAGCGCAGGACCAGCGGACAGCACGTCCCGGGCCCCGCCAGCGCCCACCTGACCGCCCGGCTCCGCCAGCTGCACCTAGGGTTACAGCCTTGGTGCCGCGCACGCGCAGTGCTCTGGCCCCGCCCTCTGCAGCCGAGTGCGGATTGGTGGGGTCGCGCCACGTGGGCACACCGCCCTCTTCCTCGCAGCAGGGGGCTCGCCCGCTGGCTTGTTTCCGGTTCGGTGGGTCCACGATGACAGAGCCGGGCGCCTCTCCCGAGGACCCCTGGGTCAAG GTGGAGTACGCCTACAGCGACAACAGCCTGGATCCCG GGCTGTTCGTGGACAGCTCCAGCAAGGGGAGCGTGGTGTCCAGAGCTAACAGCATCGGGTCCACCAGTGCCTCCTCCGTCCCCAACACAG ATGACGAGGACAGTGACTATCACCAGGAGTCGTACAAGGAGTCCTACAAAGACCGGCGGCGGCGAGCACACACGCAGGCTGAACAGAAGAGGAGGGACGCCATCAAG AGAGGCTATGACGACCTTCAGACCATTGTCCCCACCTGCCAGCAGCAGGACTTCTCCATCGGCTCCCAGAAGCTCAGCAAAGCCATCGTTCTGCAGAAGA CCATCGACTACATCCAGTTTTtgcacaaagagaagaaaaagcaggaggaggaggtgtccACACTCCGCAAGGATGTCACAGCCCTGAAGATCATGAAAGT GAACTACGAGCAGATTGTGAAGGCACACCAGGACAACCCCAGCGAGGGGAAGGACCAGGTCTCGGACCAGGTCAAGTTCAACGTGTTTCAAGGCATCATGGACTCCCTGTTCCAGTCCTTCAATGCCTCCATCTCTGTGGCCAGCTTCCAGGAGCTGTCAGCCTGCGTCTTCAACTGGATCGAGGAGCACTGCAAGCCTCAG ACCCTGCGGGAGATCGTGGTCGGCGTCCTGCACCAACTGAAGAACCAGCTCTACTGA
- the MLX gene encoding max-like protein X isoform X1 — translation MTEPGASPEDPWVKASPVGAHAGEGRAGRARARRGPGRRGASLLSPKFPPLSGPRGCREDSSHPECAKVEYAYSDNSLDPGLFVDSSSKGSVVSRANSIGSTSASSVPNTDDEDSDYHQESYKESYKDRRRRAHTQAEQKRRDAIKRGYDDLQTIVPTCQQQDFSIGSQKLSKAIVLQKTIDYIQFLHKEKKKQEEEVSTLRKDVTALKIMKVNYEQIVKAHQDNPSEGKDQVSDQVKFNVFQGIMDSLFQSFNASISVASFQELSACVFNWIEEHCKPQTLREIVVGVLHQLKNQLY, via the exons ATGACAGAGCCGGGCGCCTCTCCCGAGGACCCCTGGGTCAAGGCAAGCCCCGTGGGCGCGCACGCCGGCGAGGGGAGGGCGGGTCGGGCTCGCGCACGTAGGGGGCCCGGAAGACGAGGGGCTTCCCTCCTGTCCCCAAAGTTCCCCCCGCTCTCCGGGCCCCGGGGCTGCAGAGAAGACAGCTCTCACCCCGAGTGTGCCAAG GTGGAGTACGCCTACAGCGACAACAGCCTGGATCCCG GGCTGTTCGTGGACAGCTCCAGCAAGGGGAGCGTGGTGTCCAGAGCTAACAGCATCGGGTCCACCAGTGCCTCCTCCGTCCCCAACACAG ATGACGAGGACAGTGACTATCACCAGGAGTCGTACAAGGAGTCCTACAAAGACCGGCGGCGGCGAGCACACACGCAGGCTGAACAGAAGAGGAGGGACGCCATCAAG AGAGGCTATGACGACCTTCAGACCATTGTCCCCACCTGCCAGCAGCAGGACTTCTCCATCGGCTCCCAGAAGCTCAGCAAAGCCATCGTTCTGCAGAAGA CCATCGACTACATCCAGTTTTtgcacaaagagaagaaaaagcaggaggaggaggtgtccACACTCCGCAAGGATGTCACAGCCCTGAAGATCATGAAAGT GAACTACGAGCAGATTGTGAAGGCACACCAGGACAACCCCAGCGAGGGGAAGGACCAGGTCTCGGACCAGGTCAAGTTCAACGTGTTTCAAGGCATCATGGACTCCCTGTTCCAGTCCTTCAATGCCTCCATCTCTGTGGCCAGCTTCCAGGAGCTGTCAGCCTGCGTCTTCAACTGGATCGAGGAGCACTGCAAGCCTCAG ACCCTGCGGGAGATCGTGGTCGGCGTCCTGCACCAACTGAAGAACCAGCTCTACTGA
- the PSMC3IP gene encoding homologous-pairing protein 2 homolog: protein MSKGRAEAAAGAPAILLRYLQEQNRPYSAQDVFGNLQREHGLGKAAVVKALEQLAQQGKIREKAYGKQKIYFADQAQFDTVSDADLQGLDAKIVALTAKVQSLQQSCRHMEAELKDLTSALTTPEMQKEIRELQEECAGYRERLQNIKAAANHVTPEEKEEVYKERQKYCKEWRRRKRMATELSDAILEGYPKSKKQFFEEVGIETDEDHDVKLPDP, encoded by the exons ATGAGTAAAGGCCGGGCAGAAGCGGCGGCGGGAG CCCCCGCGATCCTCCTGAGGTACCTGCAGGAGCAGAACCGGCCCTACAGCGCCCAGGACGTGTTCGGGAACCTGCAGCGGGAGCACGGGCTGGGCAAGGCG GCGGTGGTGAAGGCGCTGGAGCAGCTGGCGCAGCAGGGCAAGATCCGAGAGAAGGCGTACGGCAAGCAGAAGATCTACTTCGCGGACCAG GCCCAGTTTGACACGGTGAGTGATGCTGACCTCCAAGGCCTGGACGCCAAAATCGTGGCCCTGACGGCGAAGGTGCAGAGCTTGCAACAGAGCTGCCGCCACATGGAGGCTG AGCTGAAGGACTTAACGAGTGCCCTGACCACGCCGGAGATGCAGAAGGAGATCCGGGAGTTGCAGGAGGAGTGTGCGGGCTACAGAGAGAGGCTGCAGAACATCAAAGCAGCCGCCAACCACGTGACTccggaggagaaagaggag GTctacaaggagagacagaagtaCTGCAAGGAGTGGAGGAGGCGGAAGCGGATG GCGACAGAGCTGTCCGATGCCATCCTGGAAGGATACCCCAAGAGCAAGAAGCAGTTCTTT GAGGAAGTTGGGATAGAGACAGACGAAGACCATGACGTCAAGCTCCCAGACCCCTGA
- the HSD17B1 gene encoding 17-beta-hydroxysteroid dehydrogenase type 1 translates to MDRTVVLITGCSSGIGLHLAVRLASDPSQSFKVYATLRDLGAQGPLLEAARARGCQPGSLETLQLDVRDSDSVAAARTRVTEGRVDVLVCNAGRGLLGPLEAHSADTVASVLDVNVVGLVRTLQAFLPDMKRRGSGRVLVTGSVGGLMGLPFNDVYCASKFAIEGLCESLAILLPPFGVHLSIIECGPVHTAFLEKLEGGPGGALDRADAQTRQLYSRYERHYEQVFRETGQDPEEVTEVFLTALRAPEPSLRYFSTERFLPLTRLRLDDPSGCNYVAAMHQAVFAAESAEAGPEGPGDPEPGAPPAAP, encoded by the exons ATGGACCGCACTGTGGTGCTCATCACGGGCTGCTCCTCAGGCATCGGCCTGCACCTGGCCGTCCGCCTGGCCTCGGACCCATCCCAGAGCTTCAAAG TGTACGCCACCCTGCGGGACCTGGGGGCGCAGGGCCCACTGCTGGAGGCAGCCCGAGCCCGGGGGTGCCAGCCCGGCTCCCTGGAGACCTTGCAGCTGGACGTAAGGGACTCGGATTCTGTGGCCGCCGCCCGGACACGTGTGACTGAGGGCCGCGTGGATGTGCTGG TGTGCAACGCGGGTCGGGGATTGCTCGGGCCGCTGGAGGCGCACTCGGCGGACACCGTCGCCTCCGTGCTGGATGTGAACGTGGTCGGCTTGGTGCGGACGCTGCAAGCCTTCCTGCCGGACATGAAGCGGCGCGGCTCTGGTCGCGTGCTGGTGACCGGCAGCGTGGGCGGCTTGATGG GGCTGCCCTTCAACGACGTCTACTGCGCCAGCAAGTTCGCGATCGAAGGTTTATGCGAGAGCCTGGCCATTCTGCTGCCGCCCTTCGGGGTCCA CTTAAGCATCATCGAGTGTGGTCCGGTGCACACGGCCTTCCTGGAGAAGCTGGAGGGCGGCCCCGGAGGGGCCCTGGACCGCGCGGACGCCCAGACGCGTCAGCTCTACTCCCGCTACGAGCGCCACTACGAGCAGGTCTTCCGCGAGACGGGGCAGGACCCCGAGGAGGTGACGGAG GTCTTCCTCACCGCGCTGCGCGCCCCGGAGCCCTCCCTGCGCTACTTCAGCACCGAGCGCTTCCTGCCCCTGACGCGGCTGCGCCTGGACGACCCCAGCGGCTGCAACTACGTCGCCGCCATGCACCAAGCGGTGTTCGCCGCCGAGAGCGCCGAGGCCGGCCCCGAAGGCCCTGGGGACCCCGAGCCCGGCGCGCCTCCCGCCGCCCCGTAA
- the COASY gene encoding bifunctional coenzyme A synthase, with protein sequence MAVFRSGLLVLTTPLASLAPRLAPILTSASRLVNHTLYVHLQPGMSLEGPAQPQSTPVQATFEVLDFITHFYCGADVHRHLDVRILLTNIQTKSTLLPPQPSSVQNLAHPPEVVLTDFQTLDGSQYNPVKQQLERYATSCYSCCPQLASVLLSPDYGTGELPVEPLDVPLPSTIRPASPVARSPKQPVRGYHRGAVGGTFDRLHNAHKVLLSVACVLAQEQLVVGVADKDLLKSKLLPELLQPYAERVGHLSEFLVDIKPSLTFDVIPLLDPYGPAGSDPSLEFLVVSEETYRGGMAVNRFRLENDLEELALYQIQLLKDLSHAEHEEEKVSSSSLRQRMLGNLLRPPNKRPELPPGLYVLGLTGISGSGKSSVAKRLKGLGAFIIDSDQLGHRAYAPGGPAYQPVVEAFGTDILHKDGTINRKVLGSRVFGNKKQLKTLTDIMWPLIAKLAREEMALAVAQGKRVCVIDAAVLLEAGWQDMVHEVWTVIIPETEAVRRIVERDGLSEAAAQSRLQSQMSGQQLVAQSHVVLSTLWEPHVTQRQVEKAWELLQKRMPQAHQA encoded by the exons ATGGCCGTATTCCGGTCGGGCCTCCTGGTACTGACGACGCCGCTGGCCTCGCTGGCCCCTCGCCTGGCTCCCATCCTGACCTCGGCCTCCCGCCTGGTGAATCACACACTCTATGTGCACCTGCAGCCCGGCATGAGCCTGgagggcccggcccagccccagtccacCCCCGTGCAGGCCACGTTCGAGGTTCTCGATTTCATCACGCACTTCTACTGTGGCGCCGACGTCCACAGGCACCTGGACGTGAGAATCCTGCTGACCAACATCCAAACCAAGAGCACCCTcctcccgccccagcccagctcgGTCCAGAATCTGGCCCACCCCCCGGAAGTGGTGCTGACTGATTTCCAGACCCTGGACGGAAGCCAGTACAACCCGGTTAAGCAGCAGCTGGAGCGTTACGCCACCAGCTGTTACAGCTGTTGTCCGCAGCTCGCCTCCGTGCTGCTGAGCCCCGACTACGGGACTGGAGAGCTGCCCGTGGAGCCCCTGGAtgtgcccctcccctccaccatCAGACCAGCTTCCCCCGTGGCTCGGTCTCCAAAGCAGCCGGTGCGCGGCTACCACCGAGGGGCCGTGGGCGGCACGTTTGACCGCCTGCACAATGCCCACAAGGTGCTGCTCAGTGTCGCGTGCGTCCTGGCCCAGGAGCAGCTTGTGGTGGGAGTAGCAGACAAAGATCTGCTGAAAA GCAAGCTGCTCCCTGAGCTGCTCCAACCTTACGCAGAACGCGTGGGACACCTGAGTGAGTTCCTGGTGGACATCAAGCCCTCCTTGACTTTTGATGTCATCCCCCTGCTGGACCCCTATGGGCCCGCTGGCTCTGACCCTTCCCTGGAGTTCCTGGTGGTCAGCGAGGAGACCTATCGCGGGGGGATGGCCGTCAACCGCTTCCGCCTCGAGAAC GACTTGGAGGAACTCGCGCTGTACCAGATCCAGCTGCTGAAAGACCTGAGCCACGCGGAACACGAGGAGGAGAAGGTCAGCTCCTCCAGCTTGCGCCAGCGCATGCTGGGAAATCTGCTTCGGCCTCCGAAT AAGAGGCCAGAGCTCCCCCCAGGTCTCTATGTGCTCGGGCTGACCGGCATCAGCGGCTCCGGGAAGAGCTCCGTAGCCAAACGCCTGAAGGGCCTTGGGGCCTTTATCATCGACAGCGACCAGCTGGGCCATCGGGCCTACGCCCCAGGCGGCCCGGCCTACCAGCCTGTGGTGGAAGCCTTTGGCACAG ACATCCTCCATAAAGATGGCACTATCAACAGGAAGGTGCTGGGCAGCCGCGTGTTTGGGAACAAG AAACAGCTGAAGACCCTCACGGACATCATGTGGCCGCTGATCGCCAAGCTGGCCCGGGAGGAGATGGCGCTGGCTGTGGCTCAGG GAAAGCGTGTGTGCGTGATCGATGCCGCCGTGCTGCTTGAGGCCGGCTGGCAGGACATGGTGCACGAGGTGTGGACTGTGATCATCCCCGAGACGGAG GCCGTGCGGCGCATCGTGGAGAGGGATGGGCTGAGTGAAGCCGCGGCGCAGAGCCGGCTGCAGAGCCAGATGAGCGGGCAGCAGCTCGTGGCCCAGAGCCACGTGGTGCTGAGCACGCTGTGGGAGCCCCATGTCACGCAGCGCCAG GTGGAGAAGGCCTGGGAGCTCCTGCAGAAGCGCATGCCCCAGGCCCATCAGGCCTGA